From the Nostoc sp. PCC 7107 genome, the window CGCTCCCATAGGATAGGGTTGTTCTGGTAAACATAAACCCTGAACTGCTACGCAATCATCAGGATCGAGATATCTCTCTGGATGGAGATGAAAGGGACTTGCTGTATTACTGGGGTCGGTTAACCAAACCGAAAGGGGATCATAAAATAAAGAAAAAATTAATGTCAGCCAGCCGATAGCAAGCAGCCACCTGACTATGTGCATCTGTTTTTCTGAGACTTGACTAATCATTGTTTGCAGTTGCTATAACGTTAGAGTTCTAGTATGTTTTAGTGGATAAAATTCCCTAGACTGAAGTAAAAGTTCATAAAAAAACTATCAGCTACTACTGCCTTGATAGCTAACAAATAAACAATTTGTCTGAAACACAAGGGAATGTAGCTGCACAAGCAACTTGATATTTGATTGCTTGTAATTTTGTGTGAAGTCTAGTGATTATACAAATTGATGACAGTTGTGCTTGGTGAAGTTTGTTTACTATTAATGCTCCTGTTATACGTACGTATGATGTTATAAGGTTTTAGGCGCAGGAAATTAAAAGTTTTTCTTAATCATTGTTTCACCACGGTAAAGTTTCTGCTCATATTTGATGAGTTAATTTTTACCAGTAGAGGACTACTGTATTGTGCAGCAAGATACTAGAGGTTCTTGAGCAATTTCTTCTAAACCTCCAGAGCGTAATAAATCTTCCCAATCATTTTTAATTGTCAGATCGTTAGGGCTAGATTTACGCAATTCACTGAGAATTGCTAAAGAATCTTCCCAAAATCCAGACAAGGCATAAATGGCTGCTTGTTCTTCTGGTTTGACTTTCTCTAATTGGGTCATCAGTGCAGCATCTGGCGCAATCCGTTGAATGGAGCCGGAAACTACGTAATCTAGCTGTCTATCGCTGCGATCGCAAATTATCGAAAAATCCCAGTGATACGTTTTCCCAACTTTTAAACTTGGCACATCTGAATTTTCTGGCAAGTTCAGGCTGACAATACCAGCTTTAGTTGGTGTTGGCAAGGTTTTCTGATACACAATATTGTCTTCTTCATCTGACAAAACCAGTTCCATGACTGGTGCAGATGTTTGCGGTACATAAAAGAAGAAACTGGGATTAGAGGCTGTGGTTCTTTGCATTAAATCTAAAGTTGGTATTAGCGCCATTAAGCGCTTTTTCCCTGGAATGCAGGCTACACCAGTTTCGCTCAGACGTGGGACACTACGAGTTCCTCCCTGTACTTGCCGCACGGGTTTGCCCAAGTTGGTGGGAATATAGGTAACGTAGGTTTGACGCTTGTTACCATTGCGGCGATCGCGTGATACATAAATTTGGATGTTGTTCACTGCTGTAGTAGCGTAGCGAT encodes:
- a CDS encoding DUF928 domain-containing protein, with translation MKPFFLMRCVCVTLMLGSLLPVSADKVVALPAYLAQAQSNYNQYMQMGYSATRQRNYSDALNYFKQALQERPGDRYATTAVNNIQIYVSRDRRNGNKRQTYVTYIPTNLGKPVRQVQGGTRSVPRLSETGVACIPGKKRLMALIPTLDLMQRTTASNPSFFFYVPQTSAPVMELVLSDEEDNIVYQKTLPTPTKAGIVSLNLPENSDVPSLKVGKTYHWDFSIICDRSDRQLDYVVSGSIQRIAPDAALMTQLEKVKPEEQAAIYALSGFWEDSLAILSELRKSSPNDLTIKNDWEDLLRSGGLEEIAQEPLVSCCTIQ